From the Fusobacterium ulcerans ATCC 49185 genome, the window AATGGTTCAAAAGCATAGATTTTCTTTTCAATATCTCTATTCAACTCAATTATTTTTTCATTGGTCCCACTTTTTAGAAGCTTATCTTCTAAGTGAGCTTTTGGGCTGAAATCAAATTTTTCTTTCATAAGTTCACAATAAAGATTATAAAATTCTTTGTCATCCTTTACTTTTTTCATTTGTTTTAATTTAGGGTTAGAAGAATTTTTTAATATTTTTCTATCTAATAGTAGAAATATGATAATACCTGCTTCCAATAAAGAAAGAATTATAACTCCAATCATAAGCTTATTGTCTGCTATATCAATTTTTTCTATCTGCGAATCAGGGATAGAAGAGATAGCTATTTTTTCTGCTGGTGCAGATGGAGCATTTATAACAGCAGGAGTATTATTCCCAGGTGGAGTAGCAGGAGTCACAGTTGAAGGAATAACTGTTCCATTAGCTGAACCTGTAATTTCTATTTCTTTTGCAGGAACTTCAAAATCCATGTATTTCTTCTCGGCAGTATTAAAATATGGAATTTTAATAGATGGAATAGTTGCTTTATCAGTTATTTTTGGAATAAAAGCTATTTCAAAAGTTTTTTCAGCATAATACTTTCCATCTATAATTCTTTCTCCACTTTCTTTAGAACTTTCAAAAACATTAAAGTCAGGGAGATTATTAGGAACTATTTTTTCAAGCATATCCAAGTTAACATCTCCATAAAGTTTTAAAGTAAGAACCACAGATTCCCCAAACTTTATTTTGTCATTATTCCAAGAATAGTCACCTTTTAATTCTCCTACAACTTCTTGGAAACCAGCAGGTTTACCAGAAGGAAGAGGAAGAATATTAAGTTCCATCTCTTTAGAACCAAGATATACAGGAGCAGAAGTACTTCCAAATACAAAACTGTCATTAGGACCACTTTCTACTACAGCAGCATATCCTCCTTTTATAGATTTATTTCCAGAGGAATTAGCTTGTAATATAGCCTGATAAAGAGTTATTTCCAAGCCTCTGTTTCCCTTTTCATCAGTAAAATATTTTTCGATGTAACCTCCTCTATTATTTGCTGGAGTTATGTCTTTTACAGAAAGATCACCAAAATTTGGTCTGTCTATATATTTTAAATTTCTTAAGGGAACAGTTGTTAATAATTTTTCATCAAAAGGTATTTTTTGTCCAAAATAGAAAGTATTTTTTTCTTTCAGATTATCCTGAATAATTATTTTTCCTTCTACATTAACTTTTGTTTCTTTAGAAACATTTATATTTATAGAATTTGATGTCTCTTTTTTCCCATTTACTTTTAAAGTAAAGTTTCCTTCTTTAAGAGGAATAAGAGTATATACATCTGATTTTGAACTTGTAGATTTTCCATTTACTATGGAATAGCTTGATTGACTTCCTTTAGAAGCTATCTTAAAATTTTCTATTCCATCTATTGTATAATCTTTTTTGTCACTGTCTAAAAACTTTACCTGTAGAGAAATAGGTTCATTTATAGATGGATTATTATTGTTGACATCTAAGATTATTTCAGAAAATGTAACACTGCTGATGAGTAAAAACAGCAGTAAATTAAAAAGTTTTTTCATTTTTCACCTCTACCATCTATTATTTGAATTTCCAGTATCTATATTTATGACTCTTTCATTATTTTTAAAAGATTGTTTTTCATTACCTTCCAGTCTTTTTAAAATAGCTCTGACTTCTCCTTCTCTTACATCATCTTTAGAGTCTATAGGCTGTACCTCACCTTGAGGAATACTATTCTGTTTATCATTCTGATCTTTGTTTTGATCTTGCTTATCATTTTGTTTATCTTGATTCTGCTGATTTTGTTTGTTTTGCTGATCCTGTTTATTATCCTGATCTTTGTTCTGGTCTTGCTTATCATTTTGTTTATCTTGATTTTGTTGATTTTGATTGTTCTGTTGATCCTGTTTATTATCCTGATCTTTGTTCTGGTCTTGCTTATCATTTTGCTTGTCTTGATTCTGCTGATTTTGTTTGTTTTGCTGATCCTGTTTATTATCTTGATCTTTATTTTGATCTTGCTTATCATTTTGTTTATCTTGATTCTGTTGATTTTGATTGTTCTGTTGATCCTGTTTGTTATCTTGATTTTGCTGATTTTCCTTGTTTTGTTGATCTTGTTTATTATCTTGATCTTTGTTCTGGTCTTGCTTATCTTTTTGCTTATCTTGATTTTGTTGATTCTGATTATTTAAATCTTCTATTTTTTTCAAAACTATCTCATAGTTCTTTTTAATATTAACATCACTGGAAGTTTTCATAGCAAGTTTATATTCTTCAAGAGCAGCTTTATATGCCTTTATAGCTTCCTCAGGATTTTTCTGTACAGCTTCATCTCCAAGGA encodes:
- a CDS encoding BatD family protein, which gives rise to MKKLFNLLLFLLISSVTFSEIILDVNNNNPSINEPISLQVKFLDSDKKDYTIDGIENFKIASKGSQSSYSIVNGKSTSSKSDVYTLIPLKEGNFTLKVNGKKETSNSININVSKETKVNVEGKIIIQDNLKEKNTFYFGQKIPFDEKLLTTVPLRNLKYIDRPNFGDLSVKDITPANNRGGYIEKYFTDEKGNRGLEITLYQAILQANSSGNKSIKGGYAAVVESGPNDSFVFGSTSAPVYLGSKEMELNILPLPSGKPAGFQEVVGELKGDYSWNNDKIKFGESVVLTLKLYGDVNLDMLEKIVPNNLPDFNVFESSKESGERIIDGKYYAEKTFEIAFIPKITDKATIPSIKIPYFNTAEKKYMDFEVPAKEIEITGSANGTVIPSTVTPATPPGNNTPAVINAPSAPAEKIAISSIPDSQIEKIDIADNKLMIGVIILSLLEAGIIIFLLLDRKILKNSSNPKLKQMKKVKDDKEFYNLYCELMKEKFDFSPKAHLEDKLLKSGTNEKIIELNRDIEKKIYAFEPLDRNEILRTLKKELKG
- a CDS encoding tetratricopeptide repeat protein; amino-acid sequence: MKNKIICLTILVLSLVAFAASFNSTQAYYHNNKGNSFFKENKFEEARDEYNKSLKIKENNEVRNNIIKSLYEEKKYKDITETPSTEYFIRGNSYAFLGDEAVQKNPEEAIKAYKAALEEYKLAMKTSSDVNIKKNYEIVLKKIEDLNNQNQQNQDKQKDKQDQNKDQDNKQDQQNKENQQNQDNKQDQQNNQNQQNQDKQNDKQDQNKDQDNKQDQQNKQNQQNQDKQNDKQDQNKDQDNKQDQQNNQNQQNQDKQNDKQDQNKDQDNKQDQQNKQNQQNQDKQNDKQDQNKDQNDKQNSIPQGEVQPIDSKDDVREGEVRAILKRLEGNEKQSFKNNERVINIDTGNSNNRW